From Eptesicus fuscus isolate TK198812 chromosome 22, DD_ASM_mEF_20220401, whole genome shotgun sequence, a single genomic window includes:
- the LENEP gene encoding lens epithelial cell protein LEP503 — translation MQARTQPLAQALPFSPRGALRDAGLWVPVVKMGTRWEGLQRTLRAVAYVLLCCWCVKELLD, via the coding sequence ATGCAGGCCCGGAcacagcccctggcccaggcgcTGCCTTTCTCCCCCAGAGGGGCCCTGCGAGACGCTGGGCTCTGGGTGCCTGTTGTAAAGATGGGCACCAGGTGGGAGGGCCTGCAGCGCACCCTGAGGGCGGTTGCCTACGTCCTCCTCTGCTGCTGGTGTGTCAAGGAGCTGCTGGATTAA